The DNA segment ATACCTGCGAGGCCATCATGAATGGCAACAATGGAACTTATGGCTTATTCCCTTCTTACGAAGGTCTTTTTCTCCCAGCCAATGAGTACAATAAGGAAGTATTGCTGGATTTGCAGTATGTTCCGGTAGACAGGACCTATAACAACCTGTTCGATTTAGCGCCTATCTCTGTTGGTGCAAGATTGAACGCGATGTCGGCCACACAGGAGCTGGTGGACAATTACCTGATGAGCAATGGTAAATCGATTGCTGAAACGGGCTCTGGTTATGATGCGGAGAATCCTTATGTGAACCGGGATCCAAGGCTGACCTATACCCTGGTGTACCACAATTATAAATGGAAGAATCCGGATGGGAACATCAAAACGATTTATATCAAACCGGGAACAGATCCGGATCAGAGTCAGAAGATGGACGAATATGCAGCCGGTGGAGTGAGTTCTCCTACAGGCTATTACCTGCGTAAATATTACGATCCTACTTCGCTGGCGAATTTCGTATCCGGATTAAACCTGATTCTGATCCGTTATGCAGATGTATTGCTGATGTATGCAGAGGCGAAAAATGAACTGAATGAAATGGATGGCAGCGTATGGGCTAAGACGATAACGGCCTTGCGAAACAGGGCCGGATTTGTAGATCCTGCAGCACTTGATTTCAATGCAGGTTTGGGACAAACAGGACTGCGGACCGCCATCCGTGTAGAAAGGAGATCAGAACTTGCCATGGAGGGGCTCCGTATTTTCGACATCAGAAGATGGAAAACCGCAGATCAGGTGTTAAACGGATGGGCACATGGTGCCAAATATGGACCTGCTTCTATTGATGGAGGGTATATCCGCGCAAATCAAAGGGTCTTTGACAGCAATAAACACTATTTATGGCCTGTTCCCAGGGATGAAAGAGCTTTAAATGCGAATCTTTCTCAAAACCCGGGCTGGTAATTTATTCACCTTAATTAATTCAACATCACATGCAACATTTCATATATAAAGTTTCCTTCATAGGTCTGCTGATCTTCACTGTCATCACAGGATGTAAAAAAGATAAAGGCCTTGACCACACTCAGGTTTCCGCAGTAAACACACTTTTTGCTCCGGTAAATGATGTATTCGTAAAATTAGATCCCAAGGCTGGTACCATGGATTTCCAATGGGAACAGGCCAGGGCAGCAGACAATGGCGTCGTCTTATACGAGGTTGTTTTTGATAAACTGACGGGTGATTTTTCAAATCCTTTAT comes from the Pedobacter sp. FW305-3-2-15-E-R2A2 genome and includes:
- a CDS encoding RagB/SusD family nutrient uptake outer membrane protein, which encodes MKLFIIKISLSVLFLGCLVSSCKKLDLVPTDRFTDLNYWTTAEKANGVLNTAYSQMFNNNRFFLNEALSDNAYSGRGDGEGVASIAAGIYDASLGRIKNEWNDHYTGIKTCNLFMDNVDKVPGMDPVLKARMKAETRFLRAFQYFQLMTWYGDVPLFDKDISLEESLKIGRTPRAQVLEFILKELDDAIAALPLNTAYADADKGRISKGAALGLKARVLLYEGRWQEVANTCEAIMNGNNGTYGLFPSYEGLFLPANEYNKEVLLDLQYVPVDRTYNNLFDLAPISVGARLNAMSATQELVDNYLMSNGKSIAETGSGYDAENPYVNRDPRLTYTLVYHNYKWKNPDGNIKTIYIKPGTDPDQSQKMDEYAAGGVSSPTGYYLRKYYDPTSLANFVSGLNLILIRYADVLLMYAEAKNELNEMDGSVWAKTITALRNRAGFVDPAALDFNAGLGQTGLRTAIRVERRSELAMEGLRIFDIRRWKTADQVLNGWAHGAKYGPASIDGGYIRANQRVFDSNKHYLWPVPRDERALNANLSQNPGW